In Pantoea agglomerans, the genomic stretch CCCTGATCCGAGAAGCTCTGCGCGCCGCCATTTGAGGTAAGTCATGATCGAAGCCGACCGTCTGGTCTCTGCTGCCAGCTATAACGAAGAAGAGAGTCTTGACCGCGCTATCCGCCCTAAGCTGCTCTCGGAGTACGTGGGCCAGCCGCAGGTGCGCGAGCAGATGGAAATATTCATCAAGGCGGCGAAGTTGCGCGGCGATGCGCTGGATCACCTGCTGATTTTCGGCCCGCCGGGGCTGGGGAAAACCACGCTGGCCAATATCGTCGCTAATGAAATGGGCGTCAATCTGCGTACCACCTCCGGGCCGGTGCTAGAGAAGGCGGGCGATCTGGCGGCGATGCTCACCAACCTTGAGCCGCACGACGTACTGTTTATCGATGAGATCCACCGTTTGTCACCGGTGGTGGAAGAGGTGCTCTATCCGGCGATGGAAGATTACCAGCTGGATATTATGATCGGCGAAGGCCCGGCCGCGCGTTCGATCAAGCTCGACCTGCCGCCGTTTACCCTGATCGGTGCCACCACGCGCGCCGGTTCGCTGACCTCGCCGCTGCGTGACCGCTTCGGCATCGTACAGCGCCTGGAGTTCTACAACGTGCCGGATCTGCAGCATATCGTCAGCCGCAGCGCCGCCTGTCTGGGCCTGCCGCTGAGCGAAGAGGGCGCGCGGGAAGTGGCGCAGCGCGCGCGCGGCACGCCGCGTATCGCTAACCGCCTGCTGCGCCGCGTGCGCGACTTCGCGGAAGTGCGCGCCAACGGCGAAATGAGCGGCAACGTCGCGGCCAGCGCGCTGGATATGCTTAACGTCGACAGCGAAGGCTTTGACTATATGGATCGCAAGCTGCTGCTGGCGATTATCGACAAGTTCACCGGCGGTCCG encodes the following:
- the ruvB gene encoding Holliday junction branch migration DNA helicase RuvB, which produces MIEADRLVSAASYNEEESLDRAIRPKLLSEYVGQPQVREQMEIFIKAAKLRGDALDHLLIFGPPGLGKTTLANIVANEMGVNLRTTSGPVLEKAGDLAAMLTNLEPHDVLFIDEIHRLSPVVEEVLYPAMEDYQLDIMIGEGPAARSIKLDLPPFTLIGATTRAGSLTSPLRDRFGIVQRLEFYNVPDLQHIVSRSAACLGLPLSEEGAREVAQRARGTPRIANRLLRRVRDFAEVRANGEMSGNVAASALDMLNVDSEGFDYMDRKLLLAIIDKFTGGPVGLDNLAAAIGEERETIEDVIEPFLIQQGFIQRTPRGRMATQHAYRHFGMARDE